The following proteins are co-located in the Vigna angularis cultivar LongXiaoDou No.4 chromosome 2, ASM1680809v1, whole genome shotgun sequence genome:
- the LOC108318852 gene encoding calmodulin-binding protein 25: MASSENVASIEPWMMFRPSVSDSLLAEFFTRDTDSITRALQKSISAAAVFPEDNDFIPFTTNPDTNTAATATPTVSSLSGSDHDSAPRRRGPQPTGKISKRKSRASKRSQTTFITADPANFRQMVQQVTGVRFGAAAPIAPSVLKPEPQRPAGNLARFSGGAGCLPTLDTSAFLLDHHQQVVGPTSVGSGPATGLSGPGQLPFTPPLAALDSHAASFGSAGLDFDTFSSFPTLESWKVM, encoded by the coding sequence ATGGCATCATCTGAGAACGTCGCTAGCATTGAGCCCTGGATGATGTTTCGTCCATCCGTCTCCGATTCCTTGCTGGCCGAGTTCTTCACCCGCGACACCGATTCCATCACCAGGGCCCTTCAGAAGTCTATCTCCGCCGCCGCCGTCTTTCCGGAAGACAACGACTTTATTCCCTTTACCACCAATCCCGACACCAACACCGCCGCCACCGCCACTCCCACCGTCTCCAGCCTCTCCGGCTCCGACCACGACTCTGCTCCCCGACGCCGAGGCCCGCAGCCCACCGGCAAGATCTCCAAGCGGAAGTCGCGCGCCTCCAAGCGCTCCCAGACCACCTTCATCACGGCGGACCCAGCCAACTTCCGCCAGATGGTGCAGCAGGTCACCGGCGTCAGATTCGGCGCTGCCGCGCCGATTGCGCCCTCGGTTCTGAAACCCGAGCCGCAGCGTCCGGCGGGGAACCTGGCGAGGTTTTCCGGCGGCGCAGGTTGTCTGCCGACACTGGACACCTCGGCGTTCCTGTTGGACCATCATCAGCAGGTGGTGGGCCCCACCTCGGTAGGATCCGGGCCTGCCACAGGGCTTTCTGGGCCCGGACAACTCCCTTTCACCCCGCCCCTCGCAGCCTTAGATTCTCATGCTGCCTCCTTCGGTTCCGCAGGCTTAGACTTTGACACCTTCTCCTCCTTTCCCACTCTGGAGTCGTGGAAAGTGATGTGA